A genomic region of Gadus macrocephalus chromosome 5, ASM3116895v1 contains the following coding sequences:
- the tonsl gene encoding tonsoku-like protein translates to MSGSREIKLLQRAKLKAQKGHNLKEEADICNQLGELLSRRGDYQAAVEEHQQELSLSEALSDVIGRAVANRKIGECFAEMGNIEAALKHQRRHLELAGSVGNHAEVQRALATIGRTFLFRYESDRSRSSLKEAEEAFRKSLAVVEERLEGSVPARELSEMRARLFLNLGLVCDHQGEPKRCMEFIRRSVYIAEKHQLLEDVYRANLNLGHICFRRSQHSGAVRCLEQARECARKMKDKFSESECCHWIGKVQLSLGDFAAARRSLKKALLLGSQQPQDRQDVKKNFRSADRGCQLEEEAGDDLRQAKSSHDAVGLAEQLGDLYCKVGSFPKALEAYRTQLALAEALGRPPRELAVIHVSLAATHTDLRQPGPALEHYRQELALRRGSPAEECSTWLNMALSQKDSGCSPEEVDTSFEAALECAQRAGRPALQKRVLRRWLGAQRRGAQRGGVVAGLGATEAGLEAAEDSLGATEARLRELCAAEGWNPDCSDGEEEEEEEEEENSEPLVDSDIALSDSDDDLDGYDKMVSGRRKSVRWNKRNEKGETSLHRACIDGNQRQVQALLEQGHPVNPRDYCGWTPLHEACNHGHHEVVSLLLERGASVNDPGGPLCDGVTPLHDSLACGHFGVARLLVEHGASVALRDAKGQTPMDTLRHWQRTYSRELDRDARQDCAATEELLRKALAGGGGGPAAPARSSALLQDSQLYDAECSEPLLGPAPDPGPRARGTEAPGPARPPRQSGGPRARGMESALLYGVGTPGGQCFIVSVSIIESIKEISVYYRVYQSVFLHSFRLHAVRMCCTNRVSVSRPQSSDSDHDSDSPPPSPMRPVRPRLRVQAGPAGGSGVQEALAPHAPGPSLAPEPTPAGPHVFAREEYHSVIRGLGSARALHKGGALHQGTQSPLTSTPALSSNSRPALVPEEEDLADDWLDDDLGEVVQARKKRRVGEEQSGPSGEGGAWSGEGGAWSGEGGAWSGEGGAWSGEGGAWTTLTARSQHRQENGGVSQRSAAAPPAASRGPSLSRSGGARPRPRPRQAKMTQMSGLVRLGRRSVSRPGSPSFSEEEELRLDTPPPSRAPQHTHIPQIPAQTAAMPPPIRMRVRVQDDVFLIPVPQSEAEVCTVAWLCEQAARRYYQKCGLLPRLSLQKEGALLSPLDLLLAVLHTNEEVMAEVSSWDRPPLPERYKKACQSLAVEPSARVSRLCEVQEGGTTMTLGGLGLAPAALAPLLRALKLQADLTELRLSGNRFHDDLLPELVATALTMPRLRVLDLSSNGVTGEGLGKLADALKGQVDRTFPSLEELDLGLNPLGDAVSEPLSCLLARCPLLARLSLQACGLTARCLQHHRLMLASALAGSGHLRSVSLSHNALGSTGCELVLKTLPFHHLTHLDLSAVCSEPGDPLPLERLASVLTQEECSLTHLSLGGNGLTDSGVDTLARCLLVCPCLTSLNLSGNPSVTSTGLRSLLASLREAQRPLTFLDLQGCGLSGDSAGLEGLTEQVKDLRLCSQGLNKLDREALRRGLGPSARVYDRGARLRISARP, encoded by the exons ATGAGCGGCTCGAGGGAAATCAAAC TACTGCAGAGAGCGAAGCTCAAAGCTCAGAAGGGCCACAACCTCAAAGAGGAGGCCGACATCTGCAACCAGCTGGGCGAGCTGCTGTCCCGGAGGG gtgatTATCAGGCTGCCGTTGAGGAGCACCAGcaggagctctctctctccgaggcGCTCAGCGATGTGATTGGACGCGCCGTCGCCAACCGGAAAATAGGAGAATGCTTCGCAGAGATGGGCAACATTGAAGCAGcattgaag CACCAGAGACGTCACCTGGAGCTGGCCGGCTCGGTGGGGAACCACGCCGAGGTGCAGCGGGCGCTGGCCACCATCGGGCGCACCTTCCTGTTCCGCTACGAGTCGGACAGATCCAGGAGCAGTTTGAAGGAAGCCGAGGAGGCCTTCAGGAAGAGCCTGGCCGTGGTGGAGGAACGGCTGGAAG GCTCGGTGCCGGCCCGGGAGCTGAGTGAGATGAGGGCGCGGCTCTTCCTCAACCTGGGCCTGGTGTGtgaccaccagggggagccCAAGCGCTGTATGGAGTTTATCCGCCGCAGCGTCTACATCGCAGA GAAGCACCAGCTCCTGGAGGACGTGTACCGGGCCAACCTCAACCTGGGCCACATCTGCTTCCGGAGGAGCCAGCACTCGGGGGCGGTGCGCTGCCTGGAGCAGGCCCGGGAGTGCGCCCGCAAGATGAAGGACAAGTTCAGCGAGAGCGAATGCTGCCACTGGATTGGCAAG GTGCAGCTGTCTCTCGGGGACTTCGCGGCGGCCAGGCGCTCTCTGAAGAAGGCTCTCCTGTTGGGTTCCCAGCAGCCTCAAGACAGACAGGACGTGAAGAAGAACTTTAGATCTG CCGACCGAGGCTgtcagctggaggaggaggctggggaCGACCTGAGGCAGGCGAAGAGTTCCCATGATGCAGTGGGGCTGGCTGAGCAGCTGGGCGACCTGTACTGTAAGGTGGGCTCCTTCCCCAAGGCCCTGGAGGCCTACCGGACCCAG CTGGCGCTGGCGGAGGCACTGGGCAGACCCCCCAGGGAGCTGGCCGTCATCCACGTGTCGCTCGCGGCAACGCACACGGACCTGAGGCAGCCCGGCCCGGCGCTGGAGCACTACCGGCAGGAGCTGGCCCTGAGACGGGGCTCCCCGGCCGAG GAGTGCAGCACGTGGCTGAACATGGCGTTGTCCCAGAAGGATAGCGGCTGCAGCCCGGAGGAGGTGGACACCAGTTTCGAGGCGGCGCTGGAGTGTGCCCAGAGGGCGGGGCGCCCTGCGCTGCAG AAGCGCGTGCTGAGGCGGTGGCTAGGGGCCCAGCGACGGGGGGCCCAGCGCGGCGGGGTCGTGGCCGGGCTTGGGGCCACGGAGGCCGGGCTGGAGGCAGCGGAGGACAGTCTGGGGGCCACGGAGGCCAGGCTGAGGGAGCTGTGTGCCGCGGAGGGCTGGAACCCCGACTGCAgtgatggggaggaagaggaggaggaggaagaggaggagaacagcgAGCCCTTGGTCGACAGCGACATCGCCCTCTCGGACTCGG ATGATGACCTGGACGGTTACGACAAGATGGTTAGCGGCAGGAGGAAGAGCGTACGG tggAACAAGAGGAACGAGAAGGGGGAGACCTCGCTCCACCGGGCCTGCATCGACGGGAACCAGAGGCAGGTCCAGGCACTGCTGGAGCAG GGCCACCCCGTCAATCCCAGGGACTACTGCGGCTGGACTCCGCTGCATGAGGCCTGCAACCACGGTCACCACG AGGTGGTGTCTCTGCTGCTGGAGCGCGGCGCCAGTGTGAACGACCCCGGGGGGCCGCTCTGCGACGGGGTCACGCCCCTCCACGACTCCCTGGCCTGCGGACACTTTGGGGTGGCCAGGCTGCTGGTGGAGCACGGCGCCTCCGTCGCCCTGCGCGACGCCAAG ggccagaCCCCCATGGACACCCTGAGACACTGGCAGAGGACCTACAGCCGCGAGCTGGACCGCGACGCGCGGCAGGACTGCGCCGCCACAGAGGAGCTGCTGAGGAAGGCTCtagcaggggggggaggag GGCCCGCGGCTCCCGCCAGGAGCTCCGCCCTGCTGCAGGACAGCCAGCTGTACGACGCCGAGTGCTCCGAGCCCCTCCTCGGGCCCGCGCCGGACCCCGGCCCCAGAGCCCGGGGGACAgaggcccccggccccgcccggccCCCCCGACAGTCCGGGGGACCCAGAGCCCGGGGGATGGAGTCGGCCCTGCTGTACGGGGTAGGGACCCCCGGAGGGCAGTGTTTTATTGT ATCAGTGTCTATTATAGAGTCTATCAAAGAGATCAGTGTCTATTATAGAGTCTATCAAAGTGTCTTTCTTCATTCCTTTAGACTTCATGCTGTAAGGATGTGTTGTACAAACCGCGTGTCCGTCTCACGTCCTCAGAGCAGCGACTCTGACCACGACTCGGACAGCCCCCCCCCGAGCCCCATGCGACCCGTTCGGCCCAGGCTACGCGTCCAGGCTGGCCCAGCTGGCGGGAGTGGGGTACAGGAGGCCCTCGCTCCGCACGCCCCCGGGCCCTCGCTGGCCCCTGAGCCCACTCCTGCGGGGCCCCACGTCTTCGCGAGGGAAGAGTACCACAGCGTGATCCGTGGCCTCGGCAGCGCCAGGGCCCTCCACAAGGGCGGGGCCCTCCACCAGGGGACCCAGTCCCCGCTCACCAGCACGCCCGCCCTCTCCTCCAATAGCAGGCCGGCACTGGttccagaggaggaggacctggcCGACGATTGGCTGGACGATGACCTGGGCGAGGTGGTTCAGGCCAGGAAGAAGAGGCgggtgggggaggagcagagtggACCGAgcggggagggcggggcctggagcggggaggggggggcctggagcggggagggcggggcctggagcggggagggcggggcctggagcggggagggcggggcctggaCTACTTTAACGGCCAGAAGTCAACACAGGCAGGAGAACGGAGGTGTGTCCCAGA GGTCCGCCGCTGCCCCCCCAGCTGCCAGCAGGGGCCCCTCTCTGAGCAGGAGCGGAGgggcccggccccggccccggccccggcagGCCAAGATGACTCAGATGAGCGGCCTGGTCCGTCTGGGGCGGCGGTCCGTCAGCAGGCCAGGCAGCCCCTCcttcagcgaggaggaggagctgcgcctggacacgccccctccttCCCGAGCCCCGCAACACACCCACATCCCACAG ATTCCAGCCCAAACTGCAGCCATGCCTCCCCCAATCCGGATGAGGGTCAGAGTTCAAGACGATGTGTTTCTCATTCCTGTCCCTCAAAG TGAGGCGGAGGTGTGCACGGTGGCGTGGCTCTGTGAACAGGCTGCCCGGCGATACTACCAGAAGTGTGGCCTGCTGCCCCGCCTGTCCCTGCAGAAGGAGGGGGCGCTGCTGTCCCCCCTGGACCTCCTGCTGGCCGTCCTCCACACCAACGAGGAG GTCATGGCGGAGGTGAGTTCCTGggatcgtcctcctcttcccgaGCGCTACAAGAAGGCCTGTCAGAGTCTGGCCGTCG AGCCCAGCGCGCGTGTGTCCCGGCTGTGCGAGGTGCAGGAGGGGGGCACCACCATGACCCTGGGGGGTCTGGGCCTGGCCCCCGCCGCCCTGGCCCCGCTCCTGAGGGCCCTCAAGCTGCAGGCGGACCTCACAGAGCTACGTCTGTCCGGCAACCGTTTCCACGACGACCTGCTGCCCGAGCTGGTCGCCACGGCGCTCACCATGCCCCGCCTCCGCGTGCTGGACCTCTCGTCCAATGGCGtgacgggggaggggctgggCAAGTTGGCCGACGCCCTGAAGGGGCAGGTGGACCGCACCTTCCCG agtctggaggagctggacctcGGTCTGAACCCGCTGGGGGACGCCGTCTCAGAGCCGCTGTCCTGCCTGCTGGCCCGCTGTCCCCTGCTGGCCCGGCTGTCCCTGCAGGCCTGCGGCCTCACGGCGCGCTGCCTCCAGCACCATCGCCTGATGCTCGCCAGCGCCCTCGCAG GCTCAGGACACTTGAGGTCGGTGAGTctttcccacaatgcactgggCTCCACGGGCTGTGAGCTGGTGCTGAAGACCCTCCCCTTCCACCACCTGACACACCTGGACCTTTCCGCCGTCTGCAGTGAGCCGGGGGACCCCCTGCCACTGGAGCGCCTGGCCAGCGTCCTGACCCag GAGGAGTGCTCCCTGACCCACCTTAGCCTGGGAGGGAACGGGCTGACCGACAGCGGGGTGGACACCTTAGCCAGGTGCCTGCTGGTCTGTCCCTGCCTGACCTCTCTCAACCTGTCGGGGAACCCCTCTGTGACCTCCACCGGCCTCCGCAGCCTCCTGGCCTCCCTGAGAGAGGCACAGCGACCTTTGACCTTTCTCGACCTCCAAG GGTGCGGGTTGTCGGGAGACAGCGCCGGCCTGGAGGGGCTGACGGAGCAGGTGAAGGACCTCCGCCTCTGCTCCCAGGGCCTCAACAAGCTGGACCGCGAGGCCCTGCGTCGGGGCCTGGGCCCTTCAGCACGCGTCTACGATCGGGGGGCCAGGCTCCGGATCTCCGCCCGGCCATAA